In one Nostoc sp. KVJ3 genomic region, the following are encoded:
- a CDS encoding ATP-binding cassette domain-containing protein — translation MAPAVFIQNLQKRYGTVVAVQDVSFQVEPGEIFGLLGPNGAGKTTTLRALCTLTTPDAGKIEVSGISVLDNPRVARQRLGYVAQEVAIDKVLTGKELLQLQAALYHLPRAVAKQRIETVLDLLGLQEYANKKTGTYSGGLRKRLDLAAGLLHAPDVLVLDEPTVGLDIETRSVVWDFLRKLRASGTTVVITSHYLEEIDALADRVAIIDRGVVIASGTPSQLKDQVGGDRITLRIREFSPIEEAEIAKNLLQTLPFVQEAIINSAQGNSLNLVVTPQNDVLINIQQALNTAGLPIFGIAQSRPSLDDVYLAATGRTLMDAELAAVATRDPKAEKKQLMR, via the coding sequence ATGGCTCCCGCCGTTTTCATTCAAAATTTGCAAAAACGTTACGGTACAGTGGTTGCCGTCCAAGATGTTTCCTTTCAGGTAGAACCAGGAGAAATCTTTGGTTTACTAGGCCCCAACGGTGCTGGGAAAACTACAACCTTGCGTGCCTTATGTACGCTGACCACACCGGATGCTGGCAAAATCGAAGTATCTGGCATCTCTGTGTTAGATAATCCCAGAGTGGCAAGACAACGACTAGGCTATGTTGCTCAGGAAGTAGCTATAGATAAGGTGCTAACTGGAAAAGAACTGCTGCAATTGCAAGCAGCACTTTATCACCTTCCACGTGCAGTAGCCAAACAGCGCATTGAGACGGTATTAGATTTACTTGGTTTGCAAGAATACGCCAATAAAAAGACAGGAACCTATTCCGGTGGTTTACGCAAGCGCCTAGACTTGGCTGCTGGGTTGCTCCATGCACCAGATGTTTTGGTATTGGATGAGCCAACTGTAGGGCTTGACATAGAAACCCGTTCTGTAGTGTGGGACTTCCTCCGAAAATTACGCGCCTCTGGGACGACAGTAGTAATTACCAGCCATTACCTAGAAGAGATTGACGCTTTAGCCGATCGCGTGGCAATTATAGATCGGGGCGTGGTGATTGCTTCTGGCACACCTTCACAATTAAAAGATCAAGTAGGGGGCGATCGCATCACCTTGCGAATCCGTGAGTTTTCCCCCATTGAGGAAGCAGAAATTGCCAAAAACCTCTTGCAAACTTTACCTTTTGTCCAAGAAGCCATCATCAACAGCGCTCAAGGTAATTCCCTGAACTTAGTGGTGACACCTCAAAACGATGTTCTCATTAACATACAGCAAGCGCTAAATACTGCTGGCTTGCCCATATTTGGTATTGCCCAATCTCGCCCCAGCCTCGATGACGTTTACCTCGCCGCCACAGGGCGCACCCTAATGGATGCGGAACTGGCAGCCGTTGCCACCCGCGATCCCAAAGCTGAGAAAAAGCAGCTTATGAGATAG
- a CDS encoding ABC transporter permease, producing MSVTPKTDINWQPITSPQADVNPVPNFFGELIQETLALTRRLFIQLQRRPSTLVAGIIQPVMWLILFGALFQNAPKGIFGNTTTNYGQFLAAGIIVFTAFAGALNAGLPVMFDREFGFLNRLLVAPLASRFSIVFASAIFIISQSLLQAAVIVAAAAFLGAGLPNAVGLSAIALIVFLLALGVTAISLGLAFALPGHIELIAVIFVTNLPLLFASTALAPLSFMPQWLQVIATLNPLSYAIEPIRYLYLHSSWELGSVVMQAPWGNVTFGGALLVLFGFAFVALISIQPQLRRTLA from the coding sequence ATGAGCGTTACTCCTAAAACTGATATCAATTGGCAGCCGATAACATCGCCACAAGCAGATGTTAATCCTGTACCTAACTTTTTCGGTGAATTGATACAAGAGACGTTAGCTTTAACTCGTCGCTTGTTTATTCAGCTGCAACGCCGTCCCTCAACTTTGGTTGCTGGAATTATTCAGCCAGTGATGTGGTTGATACTGTTTGGTGCTTTGTTCCAAAATGCCCCCAAGGGTATATTTGGCAATACAACAACAAATTACGGACAATTTTTAGCTGCTGGCATCATTGTATTTACAGCCTTTGCTGGAGCGCTGAATGCTGGTTTACCCGTAATGTTTGATCGTGAGTTCGGCTTTTTAAATCGGTTGCTGGTAGCACCATTAGCATCGCGATTTTCTATTGTCTTTGCTTCAGCAATCTTCATCATCAGCCAAAGTTTACTGCAAGCAGCCGTGATTGTAGCGGCGGCGGCGTTCTTGGGCGCTGGACTACCCAATGCAGTTGGTTTAAGTGCGATCGCTCTCATTGTCTTCCTCTTAGCTTTGGGAGTAACAGCCATCTCCCTCGGCTTGGCTTTCGCCCTACCCGGACACATTGAACTGATTGCAGTGATTTTTGTCACCAATCTACCATTATTGTTTGCTAGTACTGCCTTGGCTCCTTTATCCTTCATGCCTCAGTGGTTACAGGTTATTGCTACCTTGAATCCTCTTAGCTATGCGATCGAACCTATTCGCTATCTCTATCTCCATAGTAGTTGGGAATTAGGTAGCGTAGTTATGCAAGCTCCTTGGGGTAATGTTACCTTTGGAGGAGCGTTGCTAGTGTTGTTTGGCTTTGCCTTTGTCGCCTTAATAAGCATTCAACCCCAACTGCGACGGACTCTTGCTTAA
- a CDS encoding peroxiredoxin, with product MPLAVGTDAPAFTAKDTNGNTVSLSDFAGKTVVLYFYPKDDTPGCTKQACSFRDAQSQYQGKDVVVLGVSADDEVSHQAFTQKYNLNFPLLADSDKSLITAFDVDGGGYAKRVTYVIDPKGKITHVDTAVNTTTHASDILAALGL from the coding sequence ATGCCTCTAGCAGTTGGTACGGATGCACCTGCATTTACCGCCAAAGATACAAACGGCAACACAGTCTCGCTATCTGACTTTGCCGGTAAGACTGTCGTTTTATATTTTTACCCCAAAGATGACACGCCAGGCTGCACCAAACAAGCCTGTAGTTTTCGGGATGCCCAGTCTCAATATCAAGGTAAAGATGTTGTAGTGTTGGGAGTCAGTGCTGATGATGAGGTTTCTCATCAAGCATTCACCCAAAAATATAATTTGAATTTTCCCCTACTGGCTGACTCCGACAAATCACTCATCACAGCTTTCGATGTGGATGGCGGTGGTTATGCCAAGCGCGTCACATACGTAATTGACCCCAAAGGTAAAATTACCCATGTTGACACTGCTGTAAATACCACCACCCATGCTAGCGATATTTTAGCAGCACTTGGGCTGTAG